The Chrysiogenia bacterium genome contains the following window.
TGCAGGGTTCGAAGTCCAGCAGACCCGCGACACCCACTTCAAGTTCTCCCTCAAGCTTGCCATCCAGAATCGCCTGCCCGTGGACATCCGCGTCGATGCCTACGAGTTCTTTCTCGACGTCAACGACGAGCAGCTCGGCCACACCCACCAGAGCGAGCCCACGGAGATCCCCGCATGGGAGACCACCCACGTCACCATCGATGTCGAGGGCTATGAGAAAGACCTTCCCGAGTGGCTCCAGATGGGGCGGCGGATGGCACCGGTCAAGCGTGAGTACGAATACCACTTTCGCGGCTGGGTAAAACTCGGCCGCCCCTTCGGCTTTCACTACAACTTCGATACGCGCGGCAAGTTCCCCGGCTTTGCCATGCCCGACATGGTCTTTGGCAACATCCGGCTGGCCCGGATGGACCTGTTCAACCCCGAGGTCGACCTCGACGTCAAGTTCGTCAATCCCAACGGAATCGGCATCACCCACAAAAACTTCAAGGCCGACGTACTCATCAACGGCATCCCGGTTGGAGTCGTCCAAAAGCCAGAACCTGTTTACTACGAACCGCGCGCCGAGCGCGTCGAGACCTTCCGCTTCAAGATGGAGAGCATGCGCGGCGGTGCAGCGATGGTGCAGGTCTTCCTCTCGGGCGGAGAGATCATGCTGCGCCTCAAGGGCAGCGTGGATGTGAGCATGAAGGGGTACGGAGAATTCCCCTTCGAATTTGACAAAGAAGGACCTGCCCCGATTCAGGCCACAGGGCTCTTTGGCGGGCAGCGACGCGCCCGCTAAGCACGCGGCAGGCGCCTTTGACTCCGGGCCGCGCGGCTACCTAGACTTTTCACGCAATCGATAGCGGGCAAGACACGTGGGCCGCGACGCGAACAAGGCGAGTGCCGGGCGCGCCGGGTGCTTGCGGATTCACCAGGCATCGCATCAGGGGATTGAATGAAGGGCAAGATCAACGGAAACGCTGCGAAGGACGGGCGCGTGCTCGGCGTGCTGACGATGAAGCCCGTCCCCATGCCGGTTCAGTTTACCGTGGAAGAAGTGACGGCGCATCGTCACTTCGATTGCGCCCAGTATGACGAGTGCCTCGACCTGGCGGTCCGGAAAAAATGGGCCAACTTTACCTGCAGGGAATGCCCGATCTGGGACTTTCACAAGAAGAGCCAGGATGATCCCGAATCGGATCCTTCTTCGGGCCTGATCGGCGAGTAAGCCCGCTCAGGTGCGCGGCTCGTCGCCTTCCTCATCCTCTTCAGCATCTTTCTCGCTCTGGGCCTGCTCGCTGGCATTGCGGAAGTTCCGGATCGCTTTTCCAAGGGCTTCGGCCACCTGCGGGATCTTTTTGCCGCCAAAAAACAGCGTCACGATTCCCAGAATCACCACGGCCTCGGTCACACCGATTGTCACGGCTTCCATGAATACTACGGGCTGCGTTTCCATCGGATTGCTCACTTCCTGGGGACGCGGAGCTGGAGTTCCTGCCCCGGCTTGATTGTCCGCCAATCGACCTTCGGATTCCAGGTCTGGAAATCCTGGAATGCGACGCCGTGCTTCTTGGCAATGCCCCACCCGGTATCGCCGCGCCGAACCTTGTATTTCACAGTGGTGAGCTGCGCGGCGATGGCGGCGTCGTCCTTGACGCGCACGCGGGTGGTATCCTTGAAAGCCTCGGCGCTGTCTTCCGGCAAATACACGGTGATCACGTCACCGGGCATGATGCGATTGCCGCCGGGGATCTCGTTCCAGCGCTTGATGTCGCTGATGGTCACTCCGAAGCGCCGCGAAACCGACCAGAGGGAGTCGCCGCGCTCGACCACGTGGAGAAGCTCGGCATAGCCCTTGGGCGTCTTGTATTCCGTGTTCTGCAGCATCCGGCTGGCGCTGGCGAGCCGCGCCGGCGGTTTCTTGGGCTTGGTGCCCGGGCGCACCGGGATCTGGATCGTCTGCCCCGCGCGCAGGTAGCGACCGATCCGGTTGAGGCGCTTAATCGCCCACTGATCGGTCTGATACATGTAGGCGAGCTGCGAGAGGGTCTCGCCCTTTCGCACCTTGTGAGTCAGGAAGGTCCGCGACTTGCCCTTGTTGAGCTTCTCGAAGTTCTCGGCAAAGAGCGCGCTCTTGCCTTTGGGGATGCGCACCTCGTAGTGGCTGCCCTCTGGCGGCGTGAACCAGCGTCGGTAGTGGGGATTTAGGTCGTGGATCGTCTGGTACGACTCGTCCACTGCCTTGGCAAGGATCGCCAGGTCCGTCGAGGGCGGCACTTCCACCGTCTCGTATTCGTAGGCCTCTTCGGGCTCAATTCCCACAAATCCAAAGCGCTCGGGGGCCTTGGCCAGAATCATTGCTGCCAGCATCTTGGGGACGTATTCGCGGGTCTCACTGCGCAGGTAGCGATGGTTGAGCAGCTCCCAGAATGTGGTCACGTTGTAGCGCGCCAGTCCGCGACGGATCTTACCGCCGCCTGCGTTGTAGGCCGCCGCCGCCAGATACCAGCTTCCGAATTCATCGTGCAGGTCGCGCAGGTGGCGTGCCGCCGCGCGGGTGGCCTTGACCGGGTCTCGCCGCTCGTCCGTCCACCAGTTGACGTGCAGGTCGTACATGCGGCCGGTGGCCCGCATGAACTGCCAGGGCCCCACCGCCCGCGCGCGTGAATAGGCGCGCGTGGAAAACCCGCTCTCGATCATGGCCAGGTAAACCAGGTCCCTGGGCACGCCTTCTTCTTCGAGAATTCTCTCGAACATCCCCTGCCAGCGCGGCAGGCGGGCCAGCCACTTGTTGAAATGTTTTTGCCCCTTGCCGGTGAAGTAGAGAATCCAGCGCTCGACATGGGAGTTGAGCAGCATCGGAATGTAGTCGTCGGGCACCTTCTCGCCCTCGGGCGGGATGCCGCGGTAGATGACCAGATCGTCGATCTGCTCACCGAGTTCGGCGTCGGGCTGCGAGAAAAATCCCTCCAGCCGCGACAGGATCTGCTCGTTCTCTTCCGGGGTGACCTCGGGCAAGTCACTGGGAAGATCCGGGATGAGCTCCAGCTCCCCGGCCATGGCCTCGTTGATCTCGCCCTGGTCCTCTTCGGTGGAGACCTCCGCAGCCGCCGCCTCCGCGGAATCGGCCTCATCGGCTGCTTCTGCTTCCGTGATCGCGCCGGGTTCGCCTGTAGCGGCCTGTGCAACGGCATCCCCGGCAACAGGGCACTCACAGGGGCAATCGGGACAGCCGAAAACCCCGGCGCAGGCGCTCAGATTCAGGACAAGACACAGGCAGACAAAAGTTCGAAAGTTCAGCATTCAGTTGGTCTCAGGAGTAGCTCTGGCGGCAGGATCGATTCTTCGAGGATGTTTCCGGGAGCCGCCGCGATCGGTCCGGCCCCTCTGGCGCCCTGGATGCCCTCACCCAGATGGCAAGTTTGCCATTCTAGCGGCGGGACAAGTGGGAAGCAAAAACAGCGCCTGCGGGGCTGCAACGGGCTCGCGAAGGGGCTATCCTCCGCCGCGCAATGACGAATGCCGCA
Protein-coding sequences here:
- a CDS encoding LysM peptidoglycan-binding domain-containing protein, with amino-acid sequence MLNFRTFVCLCLVLNLSACAGVFGCPDCPCECPVAGDAVAQAATGEPGAITEAEAADEADSAEAAAAEVSTEEDQGEINEAMAGELELIPDLPSDLPEVTPEENEQILSRLEGFFSQPDAELGEQIDDLVIYRGIPPEGEKVPDDYIPMLLNSHVERWILYFTGKGQKHFNKWLARLPRWQGMFERILEEEGVPRDLVYLAMIESGFSTRAYSRARAVGPWQFMRATGRMYDLHVNWWTDERRDPVKATRAAARHLRDLHDEFGSWYLAAAAYNAGGGKIRRGLARYNVTTFWELLNHRYLRSETREYVPKMLAAMILAKAPERFGFVGIEPEEAYEYETVEVPPSTDLAILAKAVDESYQTIHDLNPHYRRWFTPPEGSHYEVRIPKGKSALFAENFEKLNKGKSRTFLTHKVRKGETLSQLAYMYQTDQWAIKRLNRIGRYLRAGQTIQIPVRPGTKPKKPPARLASASRMLQNTEYKTPKGYAELLHVVERGDSLWSVSRRFGVTISDIKRWNEIPGGNRIMPGDVITVYLPEDSAEAFKDTTRVRVKDDAAIAAQLTTVKYKVRRGDTGWGIAKKHGVAFQDFQTWNPKVDWRTIKPGQELQLRVPRK
- a CDS encoding twin-arginine translocase TatA/TatE family subunit, coding for MEAVTIGVTEAVVILGIVTLFFGGKKIPQVAEALGKAIRNFRNASEQAQSEKDAEEDEEGDEPRT
- a CDS encoding LEA type 2 family protein; this encodes MSGEEDTQMEVSKMRRGPLIAAIAAGAVLLLAIAAYLLSPRISVAGFEVQQTRDTHFKFSLKLAIQNRLPVDIRVDAYEFFLDVNDEQLGHTHQSEPTEIPAWETTHVTIDVEGYEKDLPEWLQMGRRMAPVKREYEYHFRGWVKLGRPFGFHYNFDTRGKFPGFAMPDMVFGNIRLARMDLFNPEVDLDVKFVNPNGIGITHKNFKADVLINGIPVGVVQKPEPVYYEPRAERVETFRFKMESMRGGAAMVQVFLSGGEIMLRLKGSVDVSMKGYGEFPFEFDKEGPAPIQATGLFGGQRRAR